The Bacillus sp. FJAT-27916 genomic interval ATTTGCGCCCATATCCCATGAAATGTAGAAAACCAATTCTCCTCTCATCCCTAAGTGATTTTTATCATAGTCTCCTTCTAAAAAACACCCGCGCATTTATCTTCCCATCCTTCATGTATAACCATCACTCGTTAAACCATCATAAAGGCAAGGATGTGATGGATATGAAATATAGAAGTAATTACAGGTTCCTGGTCATTGGATTCTTTGCAACAATCCTTGTCTTTCCTATAGCTGTACCAGCTGTCGGCAGTGACTCTGATAATCCGGTTATTATTGAAGTGAATGAAGAGTTGCCGGTAGAGGAGGCGATTCAGTCGCTTACCCGCAAGTATCCGTCCATAATACCGCGCTGCCAATATTCTGCTGTTTTTCGTGGGTTCTCTGCGGTTGTTCCGCCTGCATTGATCCGTGAGCTTGAACAAGAGGAGGAGGTATGGTCCATTCATAAGACGGAAAGCCTTCAAACCACTATTCAGAAAGCTCCGGCATCATCTACTCGTCTAAAGCCGTCCTTTGGCACACAGAAGTTCACGGGCAAAGGAGTGAAGGTAGGGGTGATTGATACAGGTGTGGATTATACGCATCCAGATTTGAAGAAGAATTATAAGGGCGGGTATGATGTGGTCGACGAGGATGACGACCCGATGGAGACAATGGGGAGTCCGAAATGGGCAACGATTCATGGGACGCATGTGTCAGGCATCATTGCGGGCAACGGTCGCATGAAAGGAGTGGCCCCGAATTCGGATCTTTATGTATACCGTGCTTTAGGGCCCGGGGGGAGAGGGACGACTGACCAAGTCATTGCTGCCATTGAGCGTGCCGTGAAGGATGGGATGGATATTATCAATCTTTCACTTGGTGATACGGTCAATGGACCAGACCTGCCGACATCCGTTGCCTTGGATGAGGCGGTGAAAAAAGGTGTGACAGCTGTCGTGGCGAACGGAAATGACGGACCAGGTGTGTGGACAATTGGATCGCCTGGCACAAGCGGGCGTGCCATTAGTGTTGGCGCCAGTTCTGAGGCAGCGCGCACGCAAACCATCAGTCTTGGAGCTGGCAAGGATATGAAGATCTCACCGGTTGCCGGGGCTGCGCCATGGGAGTTCTCTCATTCCATGCGGATTGTGAATGGAGGGAATGGAGCCAATCTTTCGAAGGAACAACTCGATGGCAAGCTTGTACTTGTCCAAAGAGGGGAGATTACGTTTAAGGAAAAAGTAAAGCGGGCGATTCGTTCTCGTGCCGCAGGTGTTCTTATTTTTAATAATGAAATAGGGGAGCTCAGTGCTTCAATTGGAATGACGTCTGAGATTCCGGTTGCGACGATGACAAAGAAGGATGGAGAACGAATTCTTCAGGTACTAAAGTCAGGTAAGCCGGTGGCTGTTCAAATGAAAGAGCATATGGAGGAGAGAAAGCTTGCTTCCTTCAGCTCGCGCGGGCCGGTCA includes:
- a CDS encoding S8 family serine peptidase; the protein is MKYRSNYRFLVIGFFATILVFPIAVPAVGSDSDNPVIIEVNEELPVEEAIQSLTRKYPSIIPRCQYSAVFRGFSAVVPPALIRELEQEEEVWSIHKTESLQTTIQKAPASSTRLKPSFGTQKFTGKGVKVGVIDTGVDYTHPDLKKNYKGGYDVVDEDDDPMETMGSPKWATIHGTHVSGIIAGNGRMKGVAPNSDLYVYRALGPGGRGTTDQVIAAIERAVKDGMDIINLSLGDTVNGPDLPTSVALDEAVKKGVTAVVANGNDGPGVWTIGSPGTSGRAISVGASSEAARTQTISLGAGKDMKISPVAGAAPWEFSHSMRIVNGGNGANLSKEQLDGKLVLVQRGEITFKEKVKRAIRSRAAGVLIFNNEIGELSASIGMTSEIPVATMTKKDGERILQVLKSGKPVAVQMKEHMEERKLASFSSRGPVIDNLGIKPDVIAPGVQIDSTVPGGKYLALQGTSMAAPFVAGVCALMKEAHPDWTPQEIKSALMTTASPLKQYHTFEQGAGRVNPQKAVKEETLLSPSSLTFGLMENGSSVKKTIIIHNKSKRKKRYAFSIPPKERFISWRLPRMFSLGPGEKKVTDITLELNDWMDKVALKDGYLKMYEDGEEIQIPYLFAMKEPNYPIGRGLEAEYAKDTKVIEVNIYLPFGADEVEYSLYEYDSLLFVDQIGVYKGVKKGLFKRKIKIAKDYPSNFYEIVTKLKKDDKELVIKVPIYIGDKVQ